The window TTATAACGGTCTTGATCCGCGCATGTCGAGCAGTATCCGGCCGGCCATCGGCATGAATGCGAGTCCGAACGTCGTGGGCGGCGTCGCGGAGAACTGTTATGTGAGGGCGTCCGGTTCGTCGACCATCCCGGTTGTGGACAAATCGGCGGATCATGCACCGTGGTCGGCTCTTGAGAACACCGAGATTTCCATGGCGCAGGCCGGGAAACTCTTCATCTGTCTCGGCCAAGCTCCGGTGGGGCGCGACGCGTCACGTCTCACGCGCGAGCGCCTGTATCAAGTGGCATCATTCTTATTGACCGTGGATCTGAATACGAGCGTCTTTGGTGAGGCGTATCCGACCAAATCCGATTTCCAGGTCTTTCCCGAATCTCAAATCGTGCCGGCAAATCCGGTCGTTCCTCAGCCGGCTTCGATCAGCGGTCTTGTGATCGCCTCGAGCGGCGGGAGCGATCTCTACGGACGCGAGTACGGTTCATGTCCGGTCGACGGCGTGGTATTTCCCAAATGCTACATCGTCGTCAATCCGTCCGCATCGGCCATACCTTTCCACTGGCCCGCGAAATATGTTTCGACAATAAAGATATGGGGCTCCGATATCCTCGACACGCCGGCTTGGATCTCGACGTCGGGACCGCGGCCGGCCGCGGTCGTCGGAGCTGGAACGGCCGTGATCGCGCTGTCGAGGCGCTAGCTGTCGCGGGAGTAGTGATACGGCATGCGCCGCATCACGCCCGGCCGCGCGATGAATGCGACGAGCAGGCCGAAGAGAAAGCCGCCGACATGCGCGCCGTACGCGACGCCGCTGTCTTGCTGCCCACCTAAGCTCAGGAATTGCACGACGATCCACAATCCGATCATGATCGCCGCGGGAACCGTCGTCAGCCAATACCCCGCCAGGACGCGCACGCGATTGCCCGGGAACAGCACGAGATATGCGGCCAATACGCCGGCGATCGCGCCCGACGCGCCGAGATTCGGAATCACCGAAGCCGGATTCATCAGCACCATGACGAGATTCGCGACCAAACCGCATGCGACGTAGAACAGCAGGTAGCGGATGCTTCCGAACGCGCGCTCGATATTGTCGCCGAAGATGTACAGGAATAACATATTGCCGGCGATATGGAGAATGCTCGCGTGCATGAACAGGGCGGTGAAGAGCGTCAGATAGATCGGATTCGGTCCGCTTGCTTCCGGCACCGCATACGACGCGCCGTCGCTGCCGATGACGTATTGCGTCGTGATGAGATCTTGGCCGGTTGCTATCTCTCGCGGGATCATGCTGAAGCCGTCGGTGAACGACGGATGCAGCGATTGGAAGATGAACACCAAGATATTCAAGGCGATGATCGCAAGATTTACGACCGCGGGCCCGCCGAGCCCATCGTCATTCTCGTCGCCGAGCGGTATCATCGGACGACGATTCGAACTTGCGGACCCGCCGGCCCCCAGAGAAAAGCCCAATTAGAGCCTATTTCAGGCGACAAGCCGTTGGAACACGGCAGCGCTAAAATAACGGACCTTGGGGCGCGAACGTCGAAGACAGAAGTTCTGGAAAGGGACGTGACGCTTGATGAGTCCGGACGATTATATTCGCGAATTTTTCGCCACTATTAAGACCTATCTCGGCGAGGCTGAGATCAAGTCATCGGGGCGGCACGCAAAATACAAGAATTCATCCATCACCGCGAGTTGGACCGACGAACTGTGGAACGTGGAAATGCACGATGACGTGCTCGGCCCCATGAAGCGGCTTTACGACCCGTCCATCGCGCGGTCCGCCGAAACGGCGGCCGTTTCGTTCATCGACGCGATGCGCAAGGCAGCCGGCGAAGAGCCGCTCGAAATCGCGATTCGGCCAGGTCCTGGGCGCAGGCATCCGGGACGGCGTCCTGCGGCGGCCGCCGCGGCGCCCACCACCACGACCTCAACCTAGGCGGCGCTGCCGGACGGCACAACATTGTCATTCGAGAGCGAGCAACATCGATGAGCTGCGCTGAATCTTCTCGCCATGGCTAGTCTTTCGCTCGCAGTGCTGCTGCTGGCCGCCGCGCTGACGCCGTCATCCTTGAGTCTGGCTCAGCGAATGGATGCGGTGCACCGGGAACTTGTGACTCACTTCGGCCGCATTGTCGAGCTGTCGGGCGACGCGGTCACGATCGAGACGCGCATCGACGCGGACGCGCCGTCCATCGAGCAGGCGTTCAAGCCGAGTTGGCTCGACCAAGTCGAATTTCAACAGTACGGGAGCGAACTCGTCACGCTCGACGGGAGTCTCGTCGATCAACTTGCGACCGGAACGTTTCACTCGATCGCCGACGTCCGCGGCGCTGACGAGATATTTGTCCGCTCGCCGCACGATCACTCGCTCCAGCCCGCTGCGCTCTACGTTCCGACCACCTACGATCCCGCGAAGCCCGCGCCGCTCGTCTTGTTCTTGCACGGAAAGTTCTGGACCGAGATCGACTACATGGCCATGCCGTTCTTCCGGCAGTTGGCCGAGAGCACGGGCGCAGTGGTCGTGGCGCCATACGCGCGCGGTGACATCCAGTACGTCGACCCCGCCCCCGTCGACGTGTATGCCACGCTCGACGCCGTTGTCGCAGCGCTCAACATAGACCGTAAGCGCATATATCTCGCCGGCCATTCGATGGGCGGCTTCGGCGTGTTTGAAGTCGGGCCTCAGCAAGCGAAACGTTTTGCCGGCTTCTTATGCGCATCGGGCAGCATGACCGACGCAGACCGCGACGCGGTCCTACATTCATTCACCGACAAGCCGGTCTATGTCGTGTCGGGCACGCTGGACGACAACATCCCGAACTCTTACTCCGTGCTTACTGTCCGGTACTTGTATGACGCCGGCATTCCGGTCATGTACTATCCGCAGTTGGGCGCGGGTCATAG of the Candidatus Eremiobacteraceae bacterium genome contains:
- a CDS encoding alpha/beta fold hydrolase — translated: MASLSLAVLLLAAALTPSSLSLAQRMDAVHRELVTHFGRIVELSGDAVTIETRIDADAPSIEQAFKPSWLDQVEFQQYGSELVTLDGSLVDQLATGTFHSIADVRGADEIFVRSPHDHSLQPAALYVPTTYDPAKPAPLVLFLHGKFWTEIDYMAMPFFRQLAESTGAVVVAPYARGDIQYVDPAPVDVYATLDAVVAALNIDRKRIYLAGHSMGGFGVFEVGPQQAKRFAGFLCASGSMTDADRDAVLHSFTDKPVYVVSGTLDDNIPNSYSVLTVRYLYDAGIPVMYYPQLGAGHSIKVIFPAFTKAWHDMLAGTRPTAGMPLPAALPPGATLPAKPT
- a CDS encoding rhomboid family intramembrane serine protease, with protein sequence MIPLGDENDDGLGGPAVVNLAIIALNILVFIFQSLHPSFTDGFSMIPREIATGQDLITTQYVIGSDGASYAVPEASGPNPIYLTLFTALFMHASILHIAGNMLFLYIFGDNIERAFGSIRYLLFYVACGLVANLVMVLMNPASVIPNLGASGAIAGVLAAYLVLFPGNRVRVLAGYWLTTVPAAIMIGLWIVVQFLSLGGQQDSGVAYGAHVGGFLFGLLVAFIARPGVMRRMPYHYSRDS